From the Candidatus Binatia bacterium genome, the window TCGCTACTACGAGCTCAAGTACGAAGACCTCGTGACGAGCACCGAAGACACCCTGCAAGGGCTTTTCACCTTCCTGCAGCTTCCGTGGGAGTCCGCCGTGATGAGCTTTCACGAGGTGCAGTCGGCCTCGCGCGACCCCGTGAAGTTCGCGCAGAACCCCGAAGCGACGAAACCCCTGCAGAGCTCCTCGATCGGAAGGTGGCGCAAAGACCTGAGCCAAGACGACCTCGCGTACGTGATGCGCGAAGCCGGCGCCCTTCTCGCCAAGCTCGACTACACCGGGGAGACCACCTCGGACACCTCGCACCCGACCGCCTGACCTCTTCATGCTCGAGAAGTTCCGCACCCTCCTTGGCCACACTCTGATCTACGGCCTCGGGAACTATGGCATCAAGGTGATCGGCTTCCTGCTGATCCCGCTGTACACCCGTTTTCTCACGACGGGCGACTACGGCGTCATGGCGCTGGTCTCGATCTACACCCAGGCCCTCTTCATTCTGGTGAATATGGGCCAGAGCACGTCTCTGTTCCGGTTCTACTACGACCACGATACCCAGGAGGGCCGCGCCAAAGTCATCTCGTCCTCCCTTTGGATCCTGATCCTCTTCTCGCTGCCGATCGCGGCCGTCCCGCTGCTAGCGTCCGAGATGATCTCGGGGTGGATCCTCGACGACCCGGCCTACTGGTTCCTGATCACCATCGCGACGGGAACGGTGCTCTGCAAAGTCCTTTTGCGCATGCCGTTCCAAATGATGCGCGCGGCCGACGAGAGCAAGAAGTACGCGAAGTGGTCGATCGTGCGGAACGGCCTTACGACTTTCATCGCCGTCGTCCTCGTCGCCTTCTTCTACATGAAGGCGACCGGAGTGGTCCTCGCGCAATTCGTCGGCGAGTTCACGATGTGTCTGGTGCTCACCTGGCCGGCACTCCGTGCCCTCAAGGCCGGATTTCACTGGCAGGGCATCAAGGACCAACTGAAGTACGGCCTTCCGCTCGTGCCGGCCGGCGCTGCCGCGTTCATCCTCGACCTCACGGACCGCTGGTTCATCAAGGAGTACTACTCGGTCGACGAGGTCGGGATCTACGCGCTCGGCTACCGCTTCGGCGAGATCATGACGTTCGTAGTCACGGCCTTCCAGCTGTCGTGGCCGCAGTTCATCTTCCGAAACCAGAAAGAGGAAAACGCACCCCAACTCTACGCGCAAATGGCGACGTACTACATCGCCTTCCTGCTGTTCCTGTGGGTGGGCCTTTCCGCTTTCAGCCACGACCTGATCCACATCATGGCCACACCAGCCTTCTACGCCGCGGCAACCGTCGTCCCGATCATCGGCTTTGCGCTCGTCCTCGACGGCATGACCTTCATGGTGAAGGTCGGCATTCTCATCACGAAGAAAACCTACTTCCGGACGATCACGATCTTCATCGCCGCGTCGGTCAACATCGGCCTCAACTACCTGTTCATCCCGACGTACGG encodes:
- a CDS encoding oligosaccharide flippase family protein; translated protein: MLEKFRTLLGHTLIYGLGNYGIKVIGFLLIPLYTRFLTTGDYGVMALVSIYTQALFILVNMGQSTSLFRFYYDHDTQEGRAKVISSSLWILILFSLPIAAVPLLASEMISGWILDDPAYWFLITIATGTVLCKVLLRMPFQMMRAADESKKYAKWSIVRNGLTTFIAVVLVAFFYMKATGVVLAQFVGEFTMCLVLTWPALRALKAGFHWQGIKDQLKYGLPLVPAGAAAFILDLTDRWFIKEYYSVDEVGIYALGYRFGEIMTFVVTAFQLSWPQFIFRNQKEENAPQLYAQMATYYIAFLLFLWVGLSAFSHDLIHIMATPAFYAAATVVPIIGFALVLDGMTFMVKVGILITKKTYFRTITIFIAASVNIGLNYLFIPTYGMVGAAWATLGGFFVQVILTLLFSQRLYYVPFPWVKIAWIMGGGLVTFFLATSIQFDSLIASMAFKSAVMPLYPIALLASGLFAPQDIDSGLTFVGEKIPKAKPVFEKLRPLVKYIPGE